The following coding sequences are from one Bufo bufo chromosome 2, aBufBuf1.1, whole genome shotgun sequence window:
- the LOC120991928 gene encoding histone H2B 1.1 has product MPEPAKSAPAPKKGSKKAVTKVQKKDGKKRRKSRKESYAIYVYKVLKQVHPDTGISSKAMGIMNSFVNDIFERIAGEASRLAHYNKRSTITSREIQTAVRLLLPGELAKHAVSEGTKAVTKYTSAK; this is encoded by the coding sequence ATGCCCGAGCCAGCCAAGTCCGCCCCAGCGCCCAAGAAGGGCTCCAAGAAAGCCGTCACCAAGGTTCAGAAGAAGGACGGCAAGAAGCGGAGGAAGAGCAGGAAGGAGAGCTATGCCATCTACGTCTACAAGGTGCTGAAGCAGGTCCACCCCGACACCGGCATCTCCTCCAAGGCCATGGGCATCATGAACTCCTTCGTCAACGACATCTTCGAGCGCATCGCAGGGGAAGCCTCCCGCCTGGCTCACTACAACAAGCGCTCCACCATCACCTCCCGGGAGATCCAGACCGCCGTGCGCCTGCTGCTGCCCGGAGAGCTGGCCAAGCACGCCGTCTCCGAGGGCACCAAGGCCGTCACCAAGTACACCAGCGCCAAGTGA
- the LOC120991919 gene encoding histone H3 gives MARTKQTARKSTGGKAPRKQLATKAARKSAPATGGVKKPHRYRPGTVALREIRRYQKSTELLIRKLPFQRLVREIAQDFKTDLRFQSSAVMALQEASEAYLVGLFEDTNLCAIHAKRVTIMPKDIQLARRIRGERA, from the coding sequence ATGGCCAGAACCAAGCAGACAGCGCGTAAGTCCACCGGCGGGAAAGCTCCCCGCAAGCAGCTGGCCACTAAGGCCGCCAGGAAGAGCGCCCCCGCCACTGGCGGAGTCAAGAAGCCTCACCGCTACCGCCCCGGGACCGTCGCTCTCCGGGAGATCCGGCGCTACCAGAAGTCCACCGAGCTGCTCATCCGGAAGCTGCCCTTCCAGCGCCTGGTGAGAGAGATCGCCCAGGACTTCAAGACCGACCTTCGCTTCCAGAGCTCGGCCGTCATGGCCCTGCAGGAGGCCAGCGAGGCTTACCTGGTCGGGCTCTTCGAGGACACCAACCTCTGCGCCATCCACGCCAAGCGGGTCACCATCATGCCCAAGGACATCCAGCTGGCCCGCAGGATCCGAGGGGAGAGGGCTTAG
- the LOC120991922 gene encoding histone H2A type 1-like has translation MSGRGKQGGKVRAKAKTRSSRAGLQFPVGRVHRLLRKGNYAQRVGAGAPVYLAAVLEYLTAEILELAGNAARDNKKTRIIPRHLQLAVRNDEELNKLLGGVTIAQGGVLPNIQAVLLPKKTESTKSAKSK, from the coding sequence ATGTCTGGACGCGGCAAACAAGGAGGCAAAGTCCGGGCTAAGGCCAAGACCCGCTCCTCCCGGGCAGGGCTCCAGTTCCCGGTCGGCCGAGTGCACAGGCTCCTCCGCAAGGGCAACTACGCCCAGAGGGTGGGCGCCGGCGCTCCCGTCTACTTGGCCGCTGTGCTCGAGTATCTCACCGCCGAGATCCTGGAGCTGGCCGGCAATGCCGCCCGCGACAACAAGAAGACCCGCATCATCCCCCGCCACCTGCAGCTGGCCGTGCGCAACGACGAGGAGCTCAACAAGCTGCTGGGCGGCGTCACCATCGCCCAGGGAGGCGTCCTGCCCAACATCCAGGCCGTGCTGCTGCCCAAGAAGACCGAGAGCACCAAGTCGGCCAAGAGCAAGTGA